A single region of the Candidatus Poribacteria bacterium genome encodes:
- a CDS encoding cupin domain-containing protein, whose protein sequence is MGFPVYDYRTDIRNVLVTPQIRSRFLKMEPGQSAQLHSHDLGHEIFLILEGRVEFEIEGETEELGPGQMCVALADQPHTVRVLGDEPMTMYLSVTPHIHPTHTPRTEDGERLPHNFSPPRAYDVDPDVQVSVAELVARQIHAAQLLEELTQTCAAVQQEMGNQLKTALAEGDEDAATAARKAMWESIYPVYKAVFELAEVWNTLAPRASQ, encoded by the coding sequence ATGGGATTTCCTGTTTACGATTACCGCACGGATATACGGAATGTGTTGGTAACACCGCAAATTCGCTCACGCTTTTTAAAGATGGAACCTGGGCAGAGTGCCCAACTTCATAGCCATGACTTGGGGCATGAAATTTTCCTGATTCTGGAAGGGCGCGTCGAATTTGAAATTGAGGGTGAAACTGAAGAGTTAGGACCGGGACAAATGTGCGTCGCTCTGGCGGATCAGCCCCATACGGTGCGCGTTCTTGGTGATGAACCGATGACGATGTATCTCTCTGTTACACCGCATATTCACCCGACGCATACACCGCGTACAGAGGATGGGGAACGGTTACCACACAATTTTTCGCCACCTCGCGCTTACGATGTTGATCCCGATGTGCAGGTATCGGTCGCGGAACTCGTTGCTCGGCAGATACACGCAGCACAATTGCTTGAAGAATTGACGCAAACATGCGCAGCAGTCCAACAAGAGATGGGCAATCAACTCAAGACTGCTCTCGCCGAAGGGGATGAGGATGCTGCTACCGCAGCGCGCAAAGCCATGTGGGAGTCGATTTATCCGGTTTACAAGGCTGTTTTTGAGTTAGCTGAGGTTTGGAATACGCTTGCGCCGCGCGCAAGTCAATAA